The sequence TCCGGGGTGCGCCGTCGTGGGTATGCTCGCCGCCATGCCGCCCTCCCCCGCACCGCGCCCCCCTGGGCCACAGCCGCCCGTACGGGACCGCGGTGACGCCTGCCCGGGAGCGCTGCGGCTGCACTCCGCGGCCGACGGCAAGCTGGCCCGTGTGCGGCTGCCCGCCGGGGATTTGACGTCGCATCAGGCAGCCGCGCTGGCCGATGCCGCGGAGAGGTTCGGCGACGGCCGTCTCTCCCTGACGTCCCGGGGGAACGTCGAACTGCGCGGCCTTGCCGACGACTGCGGCGCCTCGCTCGGCGGCCTGCTGCGGGACGCCGGTCTGCTGCCCTCCGCACGCCATGAGCGCATCCGCAACATCCTCGCCTCCCCGCTCGCCGGACTCGCCCCTCACACCCCGTCTGACGTGCGGTTGTGGGCCCGTGAACTGGATGCGCTGCTGTGCGCGAGCACCTCGGCGACGGAGCTTTCGGGCCGTTTTCTCTTCGTCCTGGACGGTGGGACGGGGGATGTGGCCGGGCTGGGCGGCGATGTGACCTTGGTCGCAGAGCGGGACGCGGACCGCGCGGACCGGGGTGGCGCACTGCTGCGGGTCGGGGACGATCCGACGGCGGTACGGATCACCGGCGCCGAGGCGCCGCGGGCCGCGCTGGCCGCCGCGGAGGCGTTCCTCGCGGCGGCGCGGGCGAGCGGCAGCGGCGCCTGGAGGGTGCGCGAACTCCCGGCCGGGCATGCGCTGACGGCGCATGCGGTGGCGAAGTCGCTGGAGGCGGCCGGGATCGGGGTGCACGGGGTGGAGCCGTACGGGGACCCGGCGGATGTTTCACGTGAAACATGCGGCCCTGTTTCACGTGAAACATCCGCTCCCGGCATCGTCGAAGGTCCCGACGGCCGCCGCAGCCTCTCCGTCCTGGCTCCGCTCGGGCGCCTCACCGTCACCCAGTGGCGCCTGCTGACCGCCGTCGCCTCCGACGACGGCTCCGGCGAACTGCGCCTCACGCCGTGGCGCGGTGTGGTCCTGCCCGGGCTCCCGGCCGCGACCGCCGCAACCCACCTGCGCGCCTTGGCAGCGGCGGGTCTGATCACCGACCCCGACTCCCCCTGGCACCGGATCACGGCCTGCACCGGGCTGCCCGGCTGCGCCAAGTCCCGTACCGATGTGCGCGCCGACGCCGCGCACGCCATCGCCACCGGCACCACCCCCGTTCCCGCGGGCGCCACCGCTCTCCCCGTCCACTGGTCGGGCTGCGAACGCCGCTGCGGCCATCCACAGGGCGGCGCCTGGGTCGACGTCCTGGCCGGGCCCGACGCCCGGGACGGCTACCGCGCTTCCGTCGTGCGCCCCCGCACCCCTGTCCCCGCCCCCGTCCCCACGATCCCGAAGGCACAGTGACCGTGACCGTGTTCGACTACGAGAAGGACGGCGCCGCGATCTACCGCCAGTCCTTCGCCACTATCCGCGCCGAGGCGGACCTCGGCGGCCTGCCCGCCGACGTCAGCCAGGTCGCGGTCCGGATGATCCACGCCTGCGGCATGGTCGACCTGGTACGCGATCTCGCCTACACGCCGGGCGTGGTGGCCGACGCCCGCGCCGCGCTGCGTGCCGGGGCACCGATCCTGTGCGACGCCAACATGGTGGCCAGCGGCGTGACCCGTAAGCGGCTGCCCGCGGACAACGACGTGGTGTGCACCCTCGCCGACCCGTCCGTCCCGGACCTCGCCGCCCGGATGGGCACCACCCGCAGCGCCGCCGCCATGGAACTGTGGCGCGACCGCCTGGAGGGCTCGGTGGTGGCGATCGGCAACGCCCCCACCTCCCTGTTCCGCCTCCTGGAGATGATCGAGGAGGGCGCGCCCCGCCCGGCCGCCGTCATCGGGATACCCGTCGGCTTCATCGGCGCGGCCGAGTCCAAGGACGCGCTGGTCGCCCACCCGTCGCGGCTGGAGCACATCGTGGTGCGCGGGCGGCGCGGCGGCAGCGCCATGACCGCGGCCGCCGTCAACGCCATCGCGAGCGAGGAAGAATGAGCATGCACGAGCAGCAGGCCACCGCCCGTGCCACCGGCCGCCTGTACGGCGTGGGGCTGGGGCCCGGCGACCCGTCGCTGATGACCGTACGAGCAGTGCAGGTCATCGACCGGGCCGATGTGGTGGCGTATCACAGCGCCCGGCACGGACGGTCCATCGCGCGGTCCATCGCCGCCGAGCACATCCGCCCCGACCACATCGAAGAGGCGCTGATCTACCCGGTCACCACCGAGTCGACCGATCACCCGGGCGGCTACCGCGGCGCGCTCGACGAGTTCTACGAGGCCGCCGCGGCCCGTCTCGCCGCCCACCTCGACGCCGGCCGCACCGTCGCCGTCATCTCCGAGGGCGATCCGCTCTTCTACGGCTCCTACCAGCACATGCACAAGCGACTGGCCGAGCGCTACGAGACCGAGGTCATCCCCGGCGTGACCTCCATCAGCGCCGCCGCGGCCCGCCTGGGCACCCCCCTCGCCGAGGCCGACGAGGTCCTGACGATCCTCCCCGGCACACTCCCCGAGGAGGAACTGACGGCCCGTCTGGCCGCCACCGACGCCGCCGTCGTCATGAAGCTGGGCCGCACCTTCCCCACCGTGCGCCGCGCCATGGAACGCTCCGGCCGTCTGCCCGAGGCGCGCTACGTCGAACGCGCCACCATGTCCGGCGAACGCACCGACGCCCTCGCCGACATCGCCTCCGACACCGTCCCCTACTTCTCCGTCGCCGTCGTCCCCAGCCGCATCGCCAATCCGCCGGCGCCGGCCGATGCTGCGACGGGTGAGGTCGTGGTGGTCGGCACCGGCCCGGCCGGCCCGCTCTGGCTCACCCCGGAGTCCCGCGGCGCCCTCGCCTCCGCCGACGACCTGGTCGGCTACACCACCTACCTCGACCGGGTCCCGGTACGCCCCGGCCAGCGACGGCACGGCTCCGACAACAAGGTCGAGTCCGAACGCGCCGAACTCGCCCTCGATCTGGCCCGCCGCGGCCGCCGGGTGGCCGTGGTCTCCGGCGGCGACCCCGGCATCTTCGCCATGGCGACGGCGGTCCTGGAGGTGGCCTCGCAGGACCCGTACCGCTCCGTGCCGGTACGCGTCCTGCCCGGCGTCACCGCCGCCAACGCCGCCGCGGCCCGCGCCGGCGCGCCCCTCGGCCACGACTACGCGGTCATCTCCCTCTCCGACCGCCTCAAGCCCTGGGAAGTCATCGCCGACCGCCTGCGCGCCGCCGCCGGCGCCGACCTGGCCCTGGCCCTCTACAACCCCGGCTCCCGCTCCCGCACCTGGCAGGTCGCCAAGGCCCGCGAACTCCTCCTGGAACACCGCGCCCCCGACACCCCGGTCATCCTGGCCCGCGACGTGGGCGGCCCCGAGGAATCCGTCCGCACCGTCCGCCTCTCCGACCTGGACCCCGCCCAGGTCGATATGCGCACCCTCCTCCTGGTCGGCTCGTCGCAGACGCAGGTGGCACGGCGGGATGACGGAACGGATGCGGATGTGGTGTGGACGCCTCGGAGGTATCCGGAGGGGTAGGGATGGGCCGCGGCCCCTGCCCTTCTTTGGGCGCAGGGGCCGCCAAGGCGCTTGTTACTTGGACCAGTAGGGGTCGCGGACGTTCGGTACGGGGCCGATGTCACCTAGGCCGTTGGGGAAATCGCCGTCGTCGATGTTGCCACTGTGGCCCGGGTACTTGGTGTCGGCAATTGCGGCCACAATGAGCACTACATCGCCACGCACCTCGAACGTGACCGAAATACCTTCGGGTGTTTCATATTCAACGAATGACCCCTTACGACTCACGAACTCAGGGTCATACCCCTTCGCCTTCCAGTGCTTTTCCACGGCCTTGGCGAGCACTATAGTCTTCGACTTCGATATCTTGGTCCACACATAGCGATCCCTACTAACAGTAATTTCTCCGTCCTCTTCATTTGTGAACGAGTTCCTGTGTTGCGACATGCGAGCCGGCCCGTCGCGCCATTTGAGGGCGGGGCGCACCGCGGCGAAGGTATCGTCCAGAGCAGCGTCGATCTTCTTGACCGCCTCGTCCACCTCCATGGACGGCGCGGAGCAGCCAGCAAGAAAACCAGATGCCACAAAGGCGGAAACAGCGATGCCCACAAGGATCACCCGGCGACTCTTCACGCTCAACGCTCCCCCTGGGAAACAACCTTTTCCGGCTGACCACACACAATCCTGCCCATATTATTCAGAGATGGACTACCCTCGCGAAAGTAATCGGAGTGCGAATTCCAAGGTACGCCGTCATCAACAGCGAACCGATGACCACCAAATTCCTCACTCGCCGGATCCCTTCCGAACCACAGTTGATGCGGATCCGCGAAGTGAGTTATGCCGCCAACAATTGGCCCTCCAATGGCCTCCCCAACGGCTTCATTTTTGGAAGGCGCATGAGTAACCGGATCGCTTTCCGCTGCTCCCGTCCATACATGGTCTGCGCCGACACCAAGCTCCTCTGCTTTCTGCGCACCTGTGCCTGGACTGCCTACTAGGATGATGTCGTCCGCTGGGATTCCACCCTCACGCTGAGCCGCCTGGCCCAGCGTAAACGACCCATAACTGTGGCCGATCGCGGTCACATGTGGCCGGTCCCCCTGGTGAGTCGCTTGTATGCCGTCCAGAAACTTCCCGAAGTCCTTCCCACCCCGCCTGCCTCGCTCTTCGTCTGCAACCTCACCGTCGCTAGGACCAAACGAGCCCGTTTGTGGCGCATCGTATCCAAGCCAGACGATCGATGCCGTCTTATGCTTTCCGTCCTGTGCAGCCTGCCCCACGTTCCAGGCGCGGTCCCCGTCTTGTCCCCCCACATCTGAGAGCGTGGTATTCAGACCAGGCACATAGGCAGCAACATTGTCCGCCGTGTCGGGGTCCCCGTACGACAGGATGGCCCGCCCTTGCCCCTCGGGCCCGATGCCAAGCAGAAGAGGTTCGGGCTTCTTTCCGGCATCCGTGACCAGCCGGACCCTGATCGCCTTAAAACCGTTGTGCCGCTCCTCCACACCGTCCGGCACGGGCTCGGGGTACATAGCGATCAACCGATCGAGGTTAACGCGATTTGCCTTGTCGCGATCCTTTGCAGGAATCCCGTCAAGATTACCGATGACACTGGGATTCAGCGCCAGCTGTTCCTCCCGCTCCTCCTTGCTCAGCCCATTCCACCAATCATGGACCTTCTTGGGGTCTGTGCCCTTCGCCGGAGCCTTGGCGCCGTCCAACCCGATCCCACGAGCCGCGATCTTGGAAATCAAGGACGCGTCTCTCTGCGACTCCAGGCCGCCGACTTTCAGCCCACGGTCGACCGATAGCTGCGAGAGAGCCAAGCAGTACCGGTCGTCCACTTCCATGGCCGCTCGCAGGGCGTCGAATATCTCCTGCTGGCGGACCATCCTTTCGTTTTCCCTTTTCTGGGCCTCCGGATCGGGATCGCCGTCGGGTGCGTCCCCCTCATGCGGGTCGAGCACCTCCCCGTTGGGCGTGACTTTGAAGCCCGCATGGGTGATTTTGTCGAGCATTGCATGAAGTAGTTTTTGTATCGCCTGAAGTTCAGTAACGGCACCATCTATGGTGGTCTGAATCAGGGCACACTCCTGCGACGCAAACCTGAAGTTTTCATTGAGTCTCTTCATGCGCGATTGAGCCGTATCTGCCGCGCCCCCCCTGCCAGTCATGCAGGGGTCTGCGCATATAGGTGTCTACTCGATCGCCGTAACCAGCAAGCCTGGCGGAGGTCTTCTCCCACTCCTCCTTGGCGCTCTCCAGCGCGGAAAAGCGAAGGTCATTCAGCTGTTGAAAAGTCAGGCTCATCGGGCATCACCCAAAAGGGCTGTCGTGGCGGGCTGCACTCGGCGCCGCAGAACGGGACACGGCTGAACGCACAGAATTCTGCTTGAAAGAATCAGCGGTTTCCGTGTCGTTCTTTTCATATGCGTCTGCGGTTAGCCTGAGAGCTACCGCGATCGACCCGCATTCTGCCCCCACATCATTAAGCCGGTCATGCCAAGCACGCTGAACTTTCATCAGCTCCGCGGCGAAATCCGACCCGTCTGTCTGCCCCGGCACGCCCTGGTGATGTGCACTCAAATCACCTATGGCGGTGCCCATCCCGGAGTACATCTCCTCGCCGTGACCGGCGGCCGCACGCAGCGACTTAGGCTCGACTTTAATGTCAGGCAAAACACATCCCCCGATTTTCCCCGTTGCGTCCCGCGCCCCCTGCGCGTTGGACGACCTTGCACCTTACGTGAGGGATTCAGAAATCCGCTCGGCAAAAGCGCAAGAATCCGGCCACATTTCAGGCCACGCGCAACAGGTCCGTCAATGGACCGTGAGCAGCCCCACCGACGGCGGGACGAGTTCAGGCGGCACTCCGGAGGGGTGAAGGGGGACGGGCGGTCCTATCTCTCGGGTGGGGCTGCCGCAGGGTCGATGGTGATCGCGTTGAAGTACAAGAACGCCGACAGCTCATAGCCCGAGTCCCCGGTTGTCCCCGCGTGCTGGAGACACCAGAGCTGAGCCTCGTCCGGATCGGCCGTGTCCGGGGAGCGCTCCTGGCACGACAAACACGTGCCGAGGTAGCGCACGGGCATAGCGGGCATGGCCGCCAGCGTCCGCTCGACGAACCGCAACCGCTCACTCATCACACACACTCACCTTCACGCCGTGGGAAGGTCCGGGATCGAAGTACAGGCCGTGCCCGACCATCAGCAGTGCACGTCGCTGCCGTGCTTCCTCCCATTGCTCGTATGCGGTGACGTAGGGGCGGACGAGTCTGCTGTCTTCGCCCCGCAGCATCGAGGCATGCGGACGGGGCCGACGCGCCGTCGGCGGATTCACGCGCGGTAGGGAAGGGGACGGTTCGGGGAACGACACGGGCAACATCACCGGCAACGTCACGGGGGACCGATGCCGGCCCGCACCGGGTAACAGAAGCCGCAGCAACGGTTCAAAGAGCTTCGCGACGGCTCGGATCATGTCGTCATCTCCGTCTGGCCGACGGCCGCCCCCTTGGCGATGACATCCGCAAGCGCGTGCACCACCGGGGCGGAGACCTCTCCCAGGTTCACCAACCCGTACCTGGGCGGGCGGCCGATCCCGTCCGGCGTGACGTCCATGGCGGGGAACTGAATGCCCGCCTTCCTCAGAGCGGCGGCCAACGCATCGCGCGCCGCCTCCGCCTCACAGATCTTCGGTCCCATCCGATGCACTCCCCATGTCCTTGCCTGCCCGGCTGGTTTCGACCGGGCGTTTTCGCTGTTCAGGAACAGAGTTGGGCAGCAGTGCGTAGAGTCGCCAGTAGGTGGAGCGTGACAAAGCGTTTGTCACAAAGGGGAGTTAACCCATGGGCAGTGCTTACGGAGACTGGCTCAAACAGAAGCGCGAGGAAGCCGGCCTGACCCAGCAGGAACTGGCCGACGTAGCGGTGATGACCCGCTCGCACATCGCGCACATCGAGGCGGGGCGCCGGATCCCGTCCAAGGAGGACGCACGACGGCTGGACCAGGCTCTGAACACGGGGAATGTGCTCAGTAGCTTTCTGCCGGAGGACGACACGGCGGTTGCCGATCGCTTCGCGGATGCGCTGAAACTCGAGCAACAGGCAGTCGTAATCCGGGATTTCGGCTCCACACTCGTACCCGGCATCTTCCAGACGGAGGGGTATGCACGTGCGGTAATGCAAACCGCGTTCCCTCCGTGGAGTGAAAAGGAATGTGACAGGCTCGTCGTCACACGGCTTGAGCGCGCGAAGATCCTGGCCAACCCCGTAACTCCTGCAGTGTGGGTACTCCTGGACGAGGTGGTGCTGCGCCGCCCGGTCGGCGGGCCGGATGTCATGGCGGAACAGATCATGCACCTCGTCCGCCTTGTCGAGAACGGGCGGGTGCGCGTGCATGTGCTGCCCATCGGCCTGGGCGCCCATCCCCTCATGATGGGGCTGTTGAAGCTGATGTGGTTCGAGGACCAGCCCCCGATGGCCTATTCCGAGGGGCTGGCCGTCGGCAAGCTGCATGACTCCCCGGCGATGGTCAGGCGTCTGCAGGACTCCTACCACCTCGCACTGAGCGATGCCTTGCCCCTGAAGGAATCACAGGTCCTGATGAGGTCGACAGCGAAGGAATATGGACACCATGACTGAACGCAGTCTTCCGAACGCCGCGATATTGAGTGGCTGGCGCAAGTCGTCATTCAGCGATAACGAAGGATCCGAGTGCATCGAGGTCCTGGACGGCCACCCCTCCGGCATCCCCGTCCGCGACTCCAAGATTCCACACGGCCCCGCCCTGGTCCTCCCAGCACACAGCTGGTCGTCATTCATCACCGCCGTCAAGAGTGGACGGCTCTCCCGCTGACACGGCTACCCGCCGTGCATCGCGCTCAGAGCGCCACCTTGCGCAGCCAGCTCACCGCCCCCGCCGGATCGCTCACCTCCGGCACCCCTTCCGGCACCGCCGGACGGCTCACGACCACCACCGGAATGCCCGCCTCCCGAGCCGCCGTCAGCTTGGGGGCGGTGGCCGTCGCGCCGCTGTCCTTGGTCACCAGGACGTCGATGCGGTGCTCGCGGAGGAGGGCCCGTTCGCCGTCCAGGGTGAAGGGGCCGCGGTCCAGGAGGGTGTGCATCCGGGGCGGGCAGGGGGCCTCCGGGGCGTCCACGGAGCGGACGAGGAACCAGAGGTCCGTGAGGTGGGCGAAGTGGGCGAGACCCATGCGGCCGGTGGTGAGGAAGATGCGGGTGCCGGGGAAGGTGGGGAGGGCGGCGGCCGCGGCCTCCAGGGACGGGGCCGGGTGCCAGTCGTCGCCCGGCCCCGGGACCCAGCCGGGACGGCGCAGCGCCAGCAGGGGAACATGGGCGGTGGCGGCCGCCACGGCCGCGTTGTGACTGATCGTGCCGGCGAAAGGATGGGTGGCGTCGATGAGCGCGTCCACCGCATGCTCGCGCAGCCAGCGGGCGAGGCCGTCGGGGCCGCCGAACCCGCCGATGCGGACCTCCCCGGCGGGCAGGCGGGGCGCGGCCACCCGGCCCGCCAACGAGGTCGTCACGCGCAGAGCCGGCTCCGCGGCCAGGACGGCGGCGAGGCGGCGGGCCTCCGTCGTCCCGCCGAGGATCAGCACATGGCGCAGCGGGCGGCCGGTGTCGTTCATGGGATGTGGGTTCCTCCGTGGCTGAAGCGCAACCGCAGGGTACGGGCAAGCCCGCCGGAGGGCGTAGCGCCCAGCTCGCGCACACCGGGCTGCGGCACGGCTGGACGACCGGCGCATGTGCGACGGCGGCGAGTACGGCGGCGTACACGGCGCTGCTGACCGGCGAGTTCCCGGATCCGGTGACGATCACGCTGCCCAAGGGGCAGACGCCGTCCTTCGCGCTCGCGGTGGAGGAGTTGGCGCCGCGGCGGGAGAGCGCCATGGCGGGCGTGGTGAAGGATGCGGGCGACGATCCGGATGTGACGCATGGTGCGCTGGTACGGGCGCGGGTGCGGGCGCTGCCGGCCGGGTCCGGGGTGCGCTTCGCGGCCGGGCCGGGCGTCGGGACCGTCACCCGTCCCGGACTGCCGCTGGACGTCGGCGAGCCGGCCATCAATCCCGTGCCGCGGCAGATGATGCGGGAGCATCTGGCGCGCGTCGCCGAACGGTACGGCGGCAGCGGGGACGTCGAGGTGGAGGTCTCGGTCGACCACGGGGAGGAGATCGCCCGCAGTACGTGGAACCCCCGGCTGGGGATCCTGGGCGGGCTGTCCATCCTCGGGACCACCGGGATCGTCGTCCCGTACTCCTGCTCCGCCTGGATCGACTCCATCCGTCGCGGGGTGGATGTGGCGCGTGCGGCGGGGCGGCGGCATGTGGCGGGATGTACGGGATCGACGTCCGAGAAGGTCGCCGTCGCCCTCCACCACCTTCCCGAGGACGCGCTGCTGGACATGGGGGATTTCGCCGGGGCGGTGCTGAAGTACATCCGGCGGCATCCGGTCGACCGGCTCACCATCTGCGGCGGTTTCGCCAAGCTGTCCAAACTGGCGGCCGGGCATCTGGACCTGCATTCCGCACGGTCGCAGGTGGACAAGGGCTTTCTGGCGGAGCTGGCGCGCGCGGGCGGTGCGGGAGAGGAACTGGCCGCCGCCGTCGCCACGGCCAACACCGGGCTCGCCGCGCTCCGGCTGTGCGAGGCGGCGGACGTACCGCTGGGCGATCTGGTGGCGGCCACCGCCCGCGACGAGGCGCTGACGGTGCTGCGCGGCGCCCCGGTGTCCGTCGACGTCATCTGCATCGACCGGGCGGGGATGGTGGTGGGACGGGCGGAGCCGCGGGGGCCGGAGGGGCCCGGCGGAGCCGCAAGGGTTCCGGCCGGAGGAGCCTGAGGGGCCGCGAGATCGCAGCCCCTCAGTCGGCCCCCGCAGGGCCTCAGATCCCGTCCACCGCCGCGATGGTGAACGGTGTCTGCGGTGTGCCCGGCCCCATCGGGCCGCCCTTGTCGAACTGCGAGCGGACCACGAGCAGTCGCCCGCCCTGGCGGACCAGGGTCGTGGGGATCTGGAGCGACGGATCGGTGATCCGGCGCTCCTGGCGCGCCCCGGTTCCGTCGCCGGACAGGCGCCAACGGCTGAGCGCATTGCTCTTGTTGTGTGCCACCCAGAGGGTGCCGTGCCGCAGTTCGAGGCCGTCGGCCATCCGCATGTCGCCCCCGCTCAGGGGGACCCGCCGGATCCCCCCGGAAGCGAGGTCGAGGCGGTAGAGGTCGCCGCCGGTCATGTCGGGCGCGAGCAGATAGCGGCCCGACGGGTCGGCGACGATGCCGTTGAGCGTGTACGCGTCCGGAGCGTGCGGCGCCAGCACGCCGGCCAGGTCGAAGCGGGGTGTGAGCGTGCCGCGCCTGCCCAACGCCGCGGCAGCCGCGAGCTGTTGCGGGGTGACGCGGTAGACCACGGCGCGTGCGCTGTCGGTGAGGTAGGCGGTGCCGTCGGGCGCAAGGGCCAGGTCATTGACGAAGGACCGTGCTCCGCCGGAGACGTCGAAGCGGGCCAGCAGCCGTCGGGCGCGGATGTCGTAGACGGCGACGCCCGCAGTGGAATCGATGACCCACAGCCGCCCGGCGCGGTCCACCTTCAGGCCGTTGGCGGTGTTCCGCCCGTCCGTACCGGCGGGCAGGAAGACCCGCGCGGCGCGTCGGCCCGGCGTGATCCGGTAGACCGCCCCGGTGCGGTACGAACCCACGTACAGGTCGCGGGTCCGCGGGTCCTCGGCGATGCCTTCCGGGTAGGCCCGATTGTCCGGGAGGTCGTAGACGGCGTGGATCCGGATCTGCGCGGCGCGCGCGGGCGGTGCGGTGCGCCCGGCCGATGCGGTGTGCGCGGTCTGTTCGTGCGGAGCGGTGAGTGCCTGTGCCGTGGCGGCCGACGACAGGACGGCGGCCAGGGACAGGGCGGTCGCGACCAGGCGGTGGCGGTGGCGGCGAAGAGATCGGGACATGGTGCCTCTCTGCTGCTTCCGGTGTTGTTGGTGCTTCCGGTGCGTGCGATGCATGAGATGTGTGCAGTGCGTGGGGTGCGCGCGAGCACGGCTGCTCCCGCGCAAAGTTAATTGAACTCGCATGTTCATTAGAGTTCGAACTTTACGTTAGAACTCTAATGCTCGTCAATGCTCTCCGGAGCAGCCGGTCGTTACGATGCGCGGATGACCTCCATGCCCGCCGCCGAGCGGCTCGGCTCGCATCTCAAACGTGCCGAGCAGGCCCTCAACGCGACCAAGCACGCCGTGCTCAAGCCGGTCGGCCTGACCGTCCCGCAATACGCGGCGCTGCTGTTCCTCTCCGAGCGGCCCGGCATCTCGGCGGCCGGGCTGGCGAGGGCATGCGGGGTCACGCCGCCGACGATGAACACGGTGCTGAAGAACCTTCAGGAGCGCGGGCTGATCGAGCGCACCGCGCACGAGTGGCACAAGAACGTGCGGGAGATCCGCCTGACGGAGAAGGGCACGGCGGTGACGGCCGACGCGGACGCCCGGGCCGTCCGCGTCGAGCGCGCCCTGGCGGCCGAGTTCACCGAGGAGGAGCACGCCACGATCGTCGCCCTCCTGGGGCGGTGCGTGGACCTGCTCGAATCGGTGCGGCCGGAGTAGAGCCAGGGGCCGGGGCAGGGGTGACGGCCCGGCATAGCCAACGGTCCGGCCGAGCTAAAGGCCGTCCGTCGGTGCCGTCCCGTCGCACGACGCATGCGGCCGTTCCCGCGTCGCCGAATACAGGTGGCTGTCGCGGAACTGCTCGGCACCCAGCGTCCGGCCGACCATGATCACCGCCGTACGGACCACGCCCGCGGCCTTCACCTGGTCGGCGATATCGGCGAGGGTGCCGCGCAGGACCAGCTCGTCGGGACGCGAGGCCATCGCGACGACGGCGGCGGGGCAGTCCGCGCCGTAGTGCGGGAGGAGTTCGGCCACGACGCGGTCGACGTACATGGCGGCCAGATGGAGGACGAGCAGGGCGCCGCTGCGGCCGAGGGTGGCCAGGTCCTCGCCCTCGGGCATGGGGGTGGCGCGCTGGGCGACGCGGGTGAGGATGACGGTCTGGCCGACGGTGGGGACGGTCAGTTCGCGCTTGAGGGCGGCGGCCGCGGCGGCGAAGGCCGGGACGCCCGGCACGACCTCGTACGGCACACCGGCCGCGTCCAGGCGGCGCATCTGCTCGGCGACGGCGCTGAAGACGGACGGGTCGCCGGAGTGCAGCCGGGCGACGTCGTGGCCCTCCTCATGGGCACGGACCAGCTCGGCGGTGATGGCGTCGAGGTCCAGCTGCGCGGTGTCGATGAGCCGGGCCTCAGGCGGGCACTCGGCCAGCAGTTCACGCGGCACCAGGCTGCCCGCGTACAGACAGACCCCGCAGGAGGCGAGGGTGCGGGCGCCGCGCAGGGTGATCAGGTCGGCGGCGCCGGGACCCGCGCCGATGAAGTAGACGGTCATCGCTCCTCGTTCTCCAGGTGCTCAGCAGGTGCTGTGGGGCGTGGCGCCGGGCGACCTCCGGGGTGCCGTTCCACGCGATGTCCGGGGCGTGTCGCCGTGTGATGTCCTGGGCGTGTCGCGGTGTGGCGTCCAGGGCGATGCTTCACACGACAT is a genomic window of Streptomyces gilvosporeus containing:
- a CDS encoding cobalt-precorrin-5B (C(1))-methyltransferase codes for the protein MAEAQPQGTGKPAGGRSAQLAHTGLRHGWTTGACATAASTAAYTALLTGEFPDPVTITLPKGQTPSFALAVEELAPRRESAMAGVVKDAGDDPDVTHGALVRARVRALPAGSGVRFAAGPGVGTVTRPGLPLDVGEPAINPVPRQMMREHLARVAERYGGSGDVEVEVSVDHGEEIARSTWNPRLGILGGLSILGTTGIVVPYSCSAWIDSIRRGVDVARAAGRRHVAGCTGSTSEKVAVALHHLPEDALLDMGDFAGAVLKYIRRHPVDRLTICGGFAKLSKLAAGHLDLHSARSQVDKGFLAELARAGGAGEELAAAVATANTGLAALRLCEAADVPLGDLVAATARDEALTVLRGAPVSVDVICIDRAGMVVGRAEPRGPEGPGGAARVPAGGA
- a CDS encoding SMP-30/gluconolactonase/LRE family protein → MSRSLRRHRHRLVATALSLAAVLSSAATAQALTAPHEQTAHTASAGRTAPPARAAQIRIHAVYDLPDNRAYPEGIAEDPRTRDLYVGSYRTGAVYRITPGRRAARVFLPAGTDGRNTANGLKVDRAGRLWVIDSTAGVAVYDIRARRLLARFDVSGGARSFVNDLALAPDGTAYLTDSARAVVYRVTPQQLAAAAALGRRGTLTPRFDLAGVLAPHAPDAYTLNGIVADPSGRYLLAPDMTGGDLYRLDLASGGIRRVPLSGGDMRMADGLELRHGTLWVAHNKSNALSRWRLSGDGTGARQERRITDPSLQIPTTLVRQGGRLLVVRSQFDKGGPMGPGTPQTPFTIAAVDGI
- a CDS encoding MarR family winged helix-turn-helix transcriptional regulator produces the protein MTSMPAAERLGSHLKRAEQALNATKHAVLKPVGLTVPQYAALLFLSERPGISAAGLARACGVTPPTMNTVLKNLQERGLIERTAHEWHKNVREIRLTEKGTAVTADADARAVRVERALAAEFTEEEHATIVALLGRCVDLLESVRPE
- the cobM gene encoding precorrin-4 C(11)-methyltransferase, with product MTVYFIGAGPGAADLITLRGARTLASCGVCLYAGSLVPRELLAECPPEARLIDTAQLDLDAITAELVRAHEEGHDVARLHSGDPSVFSAVAEQMRRLDAAGVPYEVVPGVPAFAAAAAALKRELTVPTVGQTVILTRVAQRATPMPEGEDLATLGRSGALLVLHLAAMYVDRVVAELLPHYGADCPAAVVAMASRPDELVLRGTLADIADQVKAAGVVRTAVIMVGRTLGAEQFRDSHLYSATRERPHASCDGTAPTDGL